Below is a genomic region from Medicago truncatula cultivar Jemalong A17 chromosome 3, MtrunA17r5.0-ANR, whole genome shotgun sequence.
tagtgatgatgatgacgatTGATTGAAACATTTACGTTAAAGAGTTCAAAACGGGTCATGTACCCAACCGGAAATCTAGAAACCTCGGAGGCTCCAATTGAAGGGCAAAGATGATTGCCAGCAGTCACAACCTCTGTGGCCACCGAATACACGTGGCTTTCTCAAACATGCTATTTTTGTGATAGTGAAAGctccatatatttttttgttttatcacCTCACTCATATACTTACAAAACCCTACACGTGTCGCCACGTGTATATATGACCATGGTTAGTGTTTTTGTAGTCATAGATATGTGACCATAATAATAATGTATCTATATGAGTTTCATGTTTTTTGCcataataaataattagaatTAAATGTTGATGTAATATATGTTTGGCTATTAATGTTGCATTGCATTTTctctttatatttaataataatatcctCTTCTTCTTTGTTGTAAACTCCTCTACTCCTCAATtaacaagaaacaaattaaTTGAGAATTATGGGCCTCTCAAACTTTCCCTATGCAGCAGAAGGTGTTGTACCTGTGATTGTAATGAACACTGTTCTATCTATGGTTCTATTAAAGAACATGTTTAGATCTATGCTTCAAGTAGTTGGTTGCACATCAACAACTAATTCTTCTTATTCTCCAAATATTATGGAAGAATTAGAAGAAGAACAAGTGTACTCCCAAGAGATTAGTAATTCAAGGGAAAGGAGGGTGTCAATAACACAATACAAGTTCTTGTGTTATAACAGGTCCAACATAGCAAGAAGTAGTAGTTCATGTGGATGGACAAGTCCTATGGTAGagtgttgtgtttgtttgtctgGTTTTGAAGCAAATCAAGAGGTGAGTGAGTTGCCTTGCAAGCATTTCTTCCACAGAGGTTGCTTAGATAAATGGTTTGATAACAAACATAGTTCATGTCCTTTATGTCGTTCTATGGACTAATGTCTAGTTGTTAGTTTGAGGCTAATTAGAGTTAATTGTTATTAATTTGTTGTAGTGTTGAAGAAATTATAAATGCTTGTTATTATTTGTTAGTTCTGTGAATCTATCCTCTCTAATTCTGTATGTTTACTCTTTAACTAAGCGATATTGGTGATAATGCTGCCTTTTGCTTGATTTGTATGTGCAATCGTGAATGAGTTAGCTTACATTCTAGTAAATAATTGGGCCATAAAAAATGTTTGTGGGACAAAAGTTAGGTACAATTCTTACGTGTTTTTCCTACAATTCT
It encodes:
- the LOC11408932 gene encoding probable E3 ubiquitin-protein ligase XERICO, giving the protein MGLSNFPYAAEGVVPVIVMNTVLSMVLLKNMFRSMLQVVGCTSTTNSSYSPNIMEELEEEQVYSQEISNSRERRVSITQYKFLCYNRSNIARSSSSCGWTSPMVECCVCLSGFEANQEVSELPCKHFFHRGCLDKWFDNKHSSCPLCRSMD